AGGTGGCATCGAATGCGCCCTTGATGTTGAGATCGTCGTTCATATTTCTCTCAAAATCGGGGATAAGCCGATCAATCAATGCTTCGACTGAACTATCAGTTTTTCGGGCACGGCTCCCACCGGAATCGCCGCTTGAGAGCTTTTCCACGAGACCATTCAAAAGAACGAGTTTCTGAGTCGTTTTCTCGAAGATCTTTTTGGTCAGATTCAACGGTTCCCTATGATGGCCGTACAGGAGGTAAAAACGGATACTGCGCGCACTGTATCCCTCTTTCATAAGATCCTGGGGGTAGATGATATTTCCCACACTCTTGGACATTTTTTTCCCATCGACCAGAAGATGTTCACCATGGATCCAGTAACGTGAAAATTCCTCCCCCGAAACGGCTTCGATCACTGCAATGTTATAGTCGTGATGCCTGTATAGATTATCGATTCCTCCGCAGCTGATATCCACGGTATATCCCAAAGTCTCGGTGATCATGGCCGGATCCTGAATGTTCCAGGAAGGTCTTCCCTTTCCTATCCCTGTATCCCAGTATACTTTATCTCCAGGCTTATAGCCGTGCCAAAGGATGAAGTCTCCAAGATTCCAGCGCCTGCCAGGATAAGTGTCTTTCTTGAAACGTTTCTTTTCCTTGGGCCAGCGGCTCATATCCAATCGAAAGAGCTTACCGAAGCCATTGAATTTGAGAGGATCGAAGAAGACATCTTTGCCATACCAATAAGCATACCCTTTTCCCAAAAGGATTTGAATGAGTTTCACCGCCTGATCCACCGAAGTAGAAGAGCGGGGAATATGATTCGGCAGTTCGATCCGCAAATCCCTTGCATCGGCAAAAAACTGCTCAGCGTTCGCGGCCGTCAGATCCTCGATGGTCATCCTTGTCTTCTCGGCCTCGGCGATGGCTTTGTCCTCCACATCCGTAAAATTGAGCACTCTCTCGACCCGGTAACCCAGGAAACCCAAATATCTCTGCAGCACATCCTCCCACAAAAAGCTGCGATAGTTTCCGACATGAGGTCTCCCGTAAATGGAGGGACCGCATGTAAACATCTTCACCACTCGGTCATTTCGAGGTTCAAAAACCTCTTTCTTCCGGGCCATGGTGTTGTAAAGTTTCAGCATGAATTCTGTTTCCTTTCTGCAAGCTTTTAGAGGTTATCCCCCCAAAAGTGCGAGGGAGGCTTCCTGATAAGCTTTAGATACATATTACAATAAAATCATATAATTATAATATAAAGTCATGAAAACTGTGGTATAGTCCTTTTAAAAAGAATCGGAATCTACTCCCTCCAGCCTCTCAATGCCGGACCTTAAATATAAACTTTTGCAAAAGATTGATCGTAGCCAACGGTAATTCAAATCATTATTGTCAATGGTTGTATTTGAAGACAATGATTCCCGCAGTCATTATGCCATTGGAACGATAACTTATGGAACTTTGGATCGTATCGACAATTCTTGTTGTCACCATTTTTTTGCTGGTAACGGAGAAAATACCCATCGATTTGACAGCCATCGGAGTACTCGTTGCTTTAATGGTTACCGGTATCCTCGAACCGAAAGAAGCTCTGGGAGGTTTCGCAAATCCGGCTGTCATAACGGTGGCGTCCATGTTCATACTCACACGCGGTTTGAACCGCACAGGTGCTCTGGCATATGTCAGCGAAAAGATGATTGAATATTCCCGGGGAAACGACAGACGCATTCTCATCATGGCGATGCTCGGCACCGCCATCCCCTCTGCATTTCTCAACAATACGCCCGTCGTAATCCTTTTTATCTCTATCATAATGAGCGTCTGTTGTGAATACGGCCTGAGTCCTTCGAAGTATCTGATTCCCGTTTCTTACAGCTCCATCGTTGCGGGCACATGCACATTGATCGGAACATCGACAAACATCCTCATCAGTGACCTGAGCGTCAAATACGGTTATGGCGCCATTGCGATGTTTGAGCTATCCAGTCTCGGAATTCCTATGGCGATAATCGTCATCACTTTCTTGTACTTTGCCGCATCCCATTCAATGCCTCAACATAAGGCCCCGGTGTGCGAACTGAGTGGAGAAGCAGCTCCCCGCTACCTGGCTGAATTCTCAGTGCCGGCACAGAGCAAACTGATCCACTTGGACCCCTATGAGTTCTTCAATGAAAACTACCCCTCCATCGAACTTTTTGAACTCATCCGAGGCCCCTTCATTTATTACCCGGAAAGGGAAAAACTCAAGACTTCCGAAAAGGATTTACTCTTTGTGAAAGGCTCGGCGAGTGACCTGGTAGCCATCCTCCACGAGTCCATCGTTGAATTGCCTCACAAAGTCAAAGAATTGAATTTCAGCGCCAGTGATGAAGATTCCATCATTGTGGAACTGATAATCCCTCCAGAATCGAAGTTTATTGGAGAACAGCCCATCCAATCCAATATGCAGGGGGAACTCGGCATACAAATAATCGCAGTCAAAAGAAAAGGAATACATTACAGTCGGCAAAAGCTAAGAAATCTGAACTTATCTATCGGAGACATCCTCCTCATCCATTGTACTCGAGAGAAGCTCGAAGAACTCCGCAACAATTCAGATTTAATTATTCTGGAAGATGTGCATCACAGAATCATCAACAAGAAAAAAGCACCGGTAGCTTTACTGATTTTCATAGGAATGATCTTCGCAGCGACTATGGGAGTGGTTGACATAGTGGTAGGCGCTGCAACAGCGGTCTTTCTGATGATATTGACGGGCTGCATTCAAGCAAGGGATGCATACCGCTCTCTTGACGTGAAAATCCTGTTGCTCATTATCGGTACCATCGCATTGGGAACAGCCATGGAAAAGACCGGAGCTGCAAAAGTTTATACAGAAGAATTTCTGACCCCCTTCCGAGGACAGAGCCCTATTTTGATTTTGTCAGTATTCCTCCTCTTAACCAGCACTCTCACCCAATTCATGAGCAACAACGCCACAGCCGTTCTCCTCCTGCCCATTGCAATTTCTACAGCGCTTTCCATTGGAGTCGATCCAAGGCCTTTCATTATAGGTGTTTGTTTCGGTGCAAGCTGCTCTTACGCATCACCATTGGGTTACCAGACCAACCTTCTGATCTATGGCCCAGGGGGATACCGATTCAAGGATTTTTTGAAACTGGGGATACCTCTCAACCTTTTGACTTGGCTGCTAAGTTCTCTGCTGATTCCTGTCATTTGGCCCTTTTGAGCGATTGAAGCCGCTACAGTTGAGGAACAAGGGGAAATTTGGGGCAAAGCTTCCCCTCGAGGGAGAAGTATTGAGGAGAGATGCCAGAATGACCATAAGGAGAGCTGGTATGGTGAAAATCAGGCTAGATAGATCCGCAGATTACGCAGATTGCT
This region of Desulforhabdus amnigena genomic DNA includes:
- a CDS encoding class I tRNA ligase family protein translates to MLKLYNTMARKKEVFEPRNDRVVKMFTCGPSIYGRPHVGNYRSFLWEDVLQRYLGFLGYRVERVLNFTDVEDKAIAEAEKTRMTIEDLTAANAEQFFADARDLRIELPNHIPRSSTSVDQAVKLIQILLGKGYAYWYGKDVFFDPLKFNGFGKLFRLDMSRWPKEKKRFKKDTYPGRRWNLGDFILWHGYKPGDKVYWDTGIGKGRPSWNIQDPAMITETLGYTVDISCGGIDNLYRHHDYNIAVIEAVSGEEFSRYWIHGEHLLVDGKKMSKSVGNIIYPQDLMKEGYSARSIRFYLLYGHHREPLNLTKKIFEKTTQKLVLLNGLVEKLSSGDSGGSRARKTDSSVEALIDRLIPDFERNMNDDLNIKGAFDATFENLSQLVSLKVDGKVTGKQCEKIRKELIRIDKVFQFILQ
- a CDS encoding SLC13 family permease; protein product: MELWIVSTILVVTIFLLVTEKIPIDLTAIGVLVALMVTGILEPKEALGGFANPAVITVASMFILTRGLNRTGALAYVSEKMIEYSRGNDRRILIMAMLGTAIPSAFLNNTPVVILFISIIMSVCCEYGLSPSKYLIPVSYSSIVAGTCTLIGTSTNILISDLSVKYGYGAIAMFELSSLGIPMAIIVITFLYFAASHSMPQHKAPVCELSGEAAPRYLAEFSVPAQSKLIHLDPYEFFNENYPSIELFELIRGPFIYYPEREKLKTSEKDLLFVKGSASDLVAILHESIVELPHKVKELNFSASDEDSIIVELIIPPESKFIGEQPIQSNMQGELGIQIIAVKRKGIHYSRQKLRNLNLSIGDILLIHCTREKLEELRNNSDLIILEDVHHRIINKKKAPVALLIFIGMIFAATMGVVDIVVGAATAVFLMILTGCIQARDAYRSLDVKILLLIIGTIALGTAMEKTGAAKVYTEEFLTPFRGQSPILILSVFLLLTSTLTQFMSNNATAVLLLPIAISTALSIGVDPRPFIIGVCFGASCSYASPLGYQTNLLIYGPGGYRFKDFLKLGIPLNLLTWLLSSLLIPVIWPF